From a region of the Acinetobacter larvae genome:
- a CDS encoding SDR family NAD(P)-dependent oxidoreductase, which produces MQPQLNDQQQTVYAGIAGKTVVVTGAAAGIGFCLAQAFAQQGAQVFMIDLNQDALNAAMERLQDYQVAGFAANVTDDDAVVAAFAACQANFGAVDILFNNAGISLNKPSLDITMSEWRRCVDINLSSLFLCSQQAALQMKQHGRGVIINTASIWGLSTSAERTAYCTTKAGVVAMTKCLAAEWGSAGIRVLAIGPGYTRTALVEKLQQQNTLDVADLERRTPLGRLAEPEEIAELALFLASDAAKFMTGQTYLIDGGWEANGFQ; this is translated from the coding sequence ATGCAACCTCAACTGAACGATCAACAACAAACGGTTTATGCCGGTATCGCTGGGAAAACCGTGGTGGTAACGGGTGCCGCAGCAGGGATTGGTTTTTGTTTAGCCCAAGCTTTTGCCCAGCAAGGTGCACAGGTTTTTATGATTGATCTCAATCAAGATGCTTTGAATGCAGCGATGGAACGTTTGCAGGATTATCAAGTGGCGGGCTTTGCCGCCAATGTCACGGATGATGATGCAGTAGTGGCTGCTTTTGCTGCATGTCAGGCTAATTTTGGTGCTGTTGATATTTTATTTAATAACGCAGGTATCTCTCTCAACAAACCCTCTTTAGACATCACGATGTCTGAATGGCGTCGTTGTGTCGATATCAATTTAAGCAGTTTGTTTTTGTGTTCACAGCAAGCTGCTTTACAGATGAAGCAACATGGGCGTGGTGTGATTATCAATACCGCATCGATTTGGGGCTTGAGTACATCTGCTGAGCGCACTGCATATTGCACCACCAAAGCAGGCGTGGTTGCCATGACCAAATGTCTTGCGGCGGAATGGGGAAGCGCTGGAATTCGTGTATTGGCCATCGGACCGGGTTATACCCGTACGGCACTGGTTGAAAAATTACAACAACAAAACACCTTAGATGTCGCCGATCTCGAACGTCGTACCCCTTTAGGTCGTCTGGCTGAACCTGAAGAGATTGCTGAGTTAGCGCTATTTTTGGCATCTGATGCAGCCAAATTTATGACAGGACAAACATATTTAATTGATGGTGGTTGGGAAGCCAATGGCTTTCAGTAA
- a CDS encoding dehydrogenase E1 component subunit alpha/beta, with protein MSNQINLHPESSWIELQSTPEDWKQADAGLLESMLVQLHLIRAFEESVLELAGEGLVHGPAHSSIGQEGGAVGSIISLSAADQVNGSHRGHHQFLAKALTYLRPEGMQLGVAFKDDIQSLLQRTLAEILGLAQGFCKGRGGSMHLQWIEAGALGTNAIVGGGAPMAAGAAWAHRHAETDAVAITYFGDGAVNIGSVLETMNLAAAWQLPICFFIENNRYAVSTAVEEATAETRLSSRGLAFNIPSWKVDGMDPLAVHLTMQQALAHMRAGKGPTIVEADVYRFFHQNGPYPGSAFGYRSKEEEQQWRERDPIMLLQQQMQQRQLITAEQITALREQCQTAMAAAVAELTEPADKGKRRIRDDLWPSPDFVDVGIRGDLSELQGVQTLEESTAGQTLVKSKFIDAVANVMNRRMESDDSIVVMGEDVHRLKGGTNGATKGLKDKFPTRTLGTPISENAFMGLGGGIAVDGRFKPVVEFMYPDFMWVAADQVFNQIGKARHMFGGQSDVPLVLRTKVAMGTGYGSQHSMDPAGIFVTNPGWRIVAAATPFDYIGLMNFALTCKDPVLVIEHVDLYSKSGLVPENNLDYQTPFARAAIRREGKALTILTYLSMVHHSLEAVEQTGIDAEVIDLRFLDRASLDWDSIEASIRKTNNVLIVEQGNQGTSYGGWLADELQRRCFDWLDQPIQRVHGTEGAPSISKVLERAAAARTEEVVAGLYQVMREQGAAV; from the coding sequence ATGTCAAATCAGATTAATCTTCATCCAGAAAGTTCTTGGATTGAATTACAAAGCACGCCTGAAGATTGGAAGCAGGCAGATGCTGGATTACTCGAAAGTATGTTGGTTCAACTACATCTTATTCGAGCATTTGAAGAGTCGGTATTGGAATTGGCAGGTGAAGGCCTTGTCCATGGTCCAGCACACTCCAGTATTGGTCAAGAGGGCGGCGCAGTTGGCTCGATTATTTCATTAAGTGCGGCTGATCAGGTGAATGGTTCACATCGTGGTCATCATCAATTTTTAGCGAAGGCATTGACCTATTTACGCCCTGAGGGAATGCAATTGGGCGTAGCTTTTAAGGATGATATTCAGTCCTTATTGCAACGGACTTTGGCTGAAATTTTGGGCTTGGCACAGGGTTTTTGTAAAGGGCGCGGTGGTTCCATGCATTTGCAATGGATTGAGGCCGGGGCGCTAGGCACCAATGCCATTGTAGGTGGCGGTGCACCGATGGCTGCGGGTGCAGCATGGGCACATCGTCATGCGGAAACCGATGCCGTGGCGATTACCTATTTTGGTGATGGTGCAGTCAATATTGGTTCCGTGTTGGAAACCATGAACTTGGCAGCAGCGTGGCAATTGCCAATTTGTTTTTTTATTGAAAATAACCGTTATGCCGTTTCAACGGCGGTTGAAGAAGCCACCGCGGAGACACGTTTATCATCGCGTGGTTTGGCATTTAATATTCCGAGCTGGAAGGTCGATGGTATGGACCCCTTGGCGGTGCATTTGACCATGCAACAGGCTTTGGCACATATGCGTGCCGGGAAAGGACCTACCATTGTTGAAGCCGATGTGTATCGTTTCTTCCATCAAAATGGTCCTTATCCGGGCAGTGCTTTTGGTTACCGTAGCAAAGAAGAAGAACAGCAGTGGCGTGAGCGTGATCCAATAATGTTATTGCAACAGCAAATGCAACAACGCCAATTGATCACAGCGGAGCAAATCACTGCATTACGTGAGCAATGTCAAACAGCAATGGCTGCTGCGGTGGCTGAGTTGACTGAGCCTGCCGATAAAGGCAAGCGCCGTATTCGTGATGATCTCTGGCCATCGCCAGATTTTGTCGACGTTGGGATCCGTGGTGATCTATCCGAGCTACAAGGCGTGCAAACTTTAGAGGAAAGCACAGCTGGTCAGACTTTGGTGAAAAGCAAGTTTATCGATGCTGTTGCCAATGTCATGAATCGTCGAATGGAAAGCGATGACAGTATTGTGGTCATGGGTGAAGACGTACACCGTTTAAAAGGTGGCACCAATGGCGCGACCAAGGGTTTAAAAGATAAGTTCCCAACACGGACCTTAGGCACACCGATCAGTGAAAATGCCTTTATGGGACTAGGTGGCGGCATCGCTGTAGATGGTCGGTTTAAACCCGTAGTTGAGTTTATGTACCCCGACTTTATGTGGGTTGCCGCGGATCAGGTCTTTAACCAAATTGGGAAAGCGCGCCATATGTTTGGTGGGCAAAGTGATGTGCCTTTGGTACTTCGCACCAAAGTGGCGATGGGAACAGGTTATGGTTCACAACATTCGATGGACCCAGCGGGTATTTTTGTGACCAATCCCGGTTGGCGTATTGTGGCTGCGGCAACACCGTTTGATTATATCGGTCTGATGAATTTTGCTTTGACCTGTAAAGACCCTGTGTTGGTGATTGAACATGTCGATTTATATAGCAAATCTGGCTTGGTGCCTGAAAATAATCTGGATTATCAGACGCCATTTGCCCGTGCTGCGATTCGACGTGAAGGTAAGGCACTGACGATATTGACCTATTTATCCATGGTTCATCACAGTCTAGAAGCCGTTGAACAAACGGGTATCGATGCAGAAGTGATCGATCTACGCTTTTTAGATCGCGCGAGTTTGGACTGGGACAGCATTGAAGCCAGTATTCGTAAAACCAATAATGTCTTGATTGTAGAACAAGGCAATCAAGGCACATCCTATGGTGGCTGGTTGGCTGATGAATTGCAAAGACGTTGTTTTGATTGGTTAGATCAACCCATTCAACGTGTGCATGGTACGGAAGGTGCACCCAGTATTTCAAAAGTATTGGAGCGCGCCGCAGCGGCACGAACCGAAGAGGTTGTCGCAGGCTTATATCAAGTGATGCGTGAACAAGGCGCAGCAGTTTAA
- a CDS encoding pyruvate dehydrogenase complex dihydrolipoamide acetyltransferase: MSTLLHMPEVLANTTHATINKWLVAEGDQIVIGQCIAEVETDKAVVEMVAEAEGLISKIIVPEGEEVEVGAAIAQLNGDGQVDLATVAANTSPVAADVISENRLVSTPSTEHGQTATPLTGDIDPSAASTRIFASPLAKRLAKQHQLDLAALSGSGPRGRIVKRDIEMALEHALAQLAATPATTVPEQPSLAGTAIAGDQVAGDQAYEDIPLSNMRKTIARRLTESKSTVPHFYLNVQCQVDALLALRQQINAIATEKISVNDLVIKAVALASQQVPAMNACWAETAIRQYKHVDISVAVATEKGLLTPVIRQAEHKSLSTIHREVANLAELARAGKLAPEQYQGGSFSISNLGMFGVSDFNAIINPPQAGILAVGAIQKAAVVVDDALTIASVLRCSLSADHRVVDGAVAATWLAAFKQLIEDPLKLLI, from the coding sequence ATGTCTACGTTATTGCATATGCCAGAAGTTTTGGCAAATACCACCCATGCCACCATCAATAAATGGTTGGTTGCAGAAGGTGATCAAATTGTGATTGGGCAATGTATTGCCGAAGTTGAAACCGATAAAGCCGTGGTGGAAATGGTGGCTGAAGCGGAAGGCTTGATCAGTAAAATTATTGTGCCAGAAGGTGAAGAAGTTGAAGTCGGGGCGGCAATTGCGCAACTGAATGGTGATGGTCAAGTTGATCTCGCGACAGTTGCAGCGAACACATCGCCCGTAGCAGCTGACGTGATTAGCGAGAATCGACTGGTCAGTACGCCCAGCACCGAGCATGGACAAACTGCTACGCCATTGACTGGCGACATTGATCCAAGTGCTGCGTCAACACGTATTTTTGCTTCTCCTTTGGCGAAACGACTCGCCAAGCAACATCAGTTAGATCTCGCCGCACTGTCTGGCAGTGGACCACGTGGGCGTATTGTAAAACGTGATATTGAAATGGCACTTGAGCATGCCCTTGCTCAGCTTGCAGCCACACCAGCGACCACAGTACCCGAGCAGCCGAGTCTTGCCGGTACAGCTATTGCCGGGGATCAAGTTGCGGGTGATCAAGCTTATGAAGATATTCCGTTGAGCAATATGCGTAAAACCATTGCAAGACGCTTAACCGAGAGTAAATCGACAGTGCCACATTTTTATTTAAATGTGCAGTGTCAGGTCGATGCACTATTGGCATTGCGTCAACAAATAAATGCCATTGCTACAGAAAAAATTTCTGTCAATGACTTGGTGATTAAAGCGGTAGCCTTGGCTTCACAGCAGGTACCCGCCATGAATGCCTGTTGGGCAGAGACCGCTATACGCCAATATAAACATGTGGATATTAGTGTGGCTGTCGCAACAGAAAAAGGTTTACTCACGCCCGTGATCCGTCAAGCCGAACACAAATCACTGTCGACGATTCATCGTGAAGTGGCAAATTTGGCTGAATTGGCACGTGCGGGCAAATTGGCACCTGAGCAGTATCAAGGGGGAAGCTTTAGTATCAGTAACCTTGGCATGTTTGGGGTGTCGGATTTTAATGCCATTATCAATCCGCCGCAGGCAGGCATATTGGCAGTTGGTGCGATACAGAAAGCAGCAGTTGTGGTGGATGATGCCTTAACCATCGCGTCGGTTTTGCGCTGTAGCTTGTCGGCAGATCATCGTGTGGTGGATGGTGCGGTGGCGGCGACATGGTTGGCTGCTTTTAAGCAGCTGATCGAAGATCCACTGAAGTTACTGATCTAA
- the lpdA gene encoding dihydrolipoyl dehydrogenase — MNEQKFDLLVIGGGPGGYVAAIRASQLGMKVALVEKAELGGICLNWGCLPTKALLRSADVLRLVKNAAAFGIDVAAPQVNLTQVVQRSRDVSAKLQGGVAGLLKKNKVTLFRGLAQLQGQGWVQVQCAERSQRLHATHIILATGARARALTDMPIDGQYFWSYREALVPKTIPKRLLVIGAGAIGIEFACFYRAMGAEVSVLEWADRILPQEDAEISATVAAALEKDGIQLYTASKVAAHRIVNGAVQLDITGQHTGQCSADVVLLAVGISANTEKLGLEQTQVQLERGHIVTDEFCRTAEKNLYAIGDVAGPPWLAHKASHEGILCVEKIMGLTVAPINSKHIPACTYSHPQVASVGYSEAQARELGKPIRVGKFPFVANGKALAMQSSTGFVKVIFDEHSGELLGAHMVGEEVTEMINGYAIAQTLETTEQELMHTILPHPTMSEAMHEAVLAAYQRALHQ; from the coding sequence ATGAACGAACAAAAATTTGATTTGTTAGTGATTGGTGGTGGTCCTGGTGGTTATGTTGCCGCGATTCGCGCCAGTCAATTGGGCATGAAGGTTGCTTTGGTCGAAAAAGCTGAATTGGGCGGCATTTGCCTGAATTGGGGATGCTTACCGACCAAGGCTTTGCTGCGGAGTGCCGATGTATTGCGTTTGGTGAAAAATGCTGCGGCATTTGGTATTGATGTCGCAGCGCCACAGGTCAATCTGACGCAGGTGGTGCAACGTTCACGCGATGTCTCGGCCAAGCTACAAGGCGGTGTAGCCGGCTTACTCAAGAAAAATAAAGTAACGCTTTTTCGTGGGCTAGCTCAGTTACAAGGGCAAGGCTGGGTGCAGGTGCAATGTGCAGAGCGTAGCCAACGCTTGCACGCGACACATATTATTTTGGCAACTGGGGCGCGTGCGCGCGCGCTTACCGATATGCCGATCGATGGTCAGTATTTCTGGAGTTATCGTGAAGCATTAGTGCCCAAAACCATTCCCAAACGCTTGTTGGTGATTGGAGCTGGTGCGATCGGCATTGAGTTTGCGTGTTTTTATCGTGCGATGGGTGCCGAGGTGAGCGTGTTGGAGTGGGCAGATCGGATTTTGCCACAAGAAGATGCTGAAATTTCTGCCACGGTTGCCGCTGCTTTAGAGAAAGATGGCATACAACTGTATACCGCCTCTAAAGTCGCAGCACATCGGATCGTCAATGGTGCTGTGCAGTTAGACATTACTGGGCAACATACGGGGCAATGCTCAGCTGACGTAGTATTACTGGCCGTTGGCATCAGCGCCAATACTGAAAAACTTGGTTTGGAACAGACCCAAGTGCAGTTGGAACGTGGGCATATTGTCACTGATGAATTTTGCCGTACCGCAGAGAAAAATCTCTATGCCATTGGTGATGTTGCGGGTCCACCCTGGTTGGCACACAAAGCCAGTCATGAAGGGATTTTATGTGTAGAAAAAATCATGGGTTTGACCGTTGCGCCGATCAACAGCAAACACATTCCAGCCTGTACCTATAGTCATCCACAAGTTGCCAGTGTTGGCTATAGCGAAGCACAAGCACGTGAACTGGGGAAACCGATTCGTGTCGGGAAGTTTCCTTTTGTTGCCAATGGTAAGGCCTTGGCAATGCAAAGCAGTACAGGCTTTGTCAAAGTTATTTTCGATGAGCACAGTGGTGAATTATTGGGTGCACATATGGTGGGTGAAGAAGTCACCGAAATGATCAATGGTTATGCCATTGCCCAGACCTTAGAAACCACCGAACAGGAACTGATGCACACCATTTTGCCGCACCCAACCATGTCAGAAGCCATGCATGAGGCTGTACTGGCGGCATATCAGCGCGCATTGCATCAATAA
- a CDS encoding MFS transporter codes for MNRPVENILQSTADAPVLDAARKKSLIASGVGNLLEWYDWTIYAVASAYIAAALFDKSDPTSALLSTLAVFAVGFISRPFGGFIFGPLADKIGRRNVLMITMLLMAGASIVIACIPSFESIGYWASLILVVARLVQGFAHGGETTTSYAYVSEIAPPKKRGLWSSTVFFAVGLGSLTATLFLALLTSVIPKEEMYAWGWRIPFLIGGVLAFFALYLRRNMMESEHVDKLQQDDSPKWPLSKFLFTGLKLFFYEAGSTLTYYIWVTVCAIYAINHLKMDPHDAFVMSCFAQVVYLLCLPIQGWLSDIIGRKTSTLISFGGSMLLLFPLWGLLSSEPWTLFVAQAVGLVFVGFLTASKPAAMSEQIPTRYRTKLFGIFMSLSIAVFGGTASYLNTWLYANHMESYFNVYGVVVCLIAIIVVLTWKDNKGIDLDKV; via the coding sequence ATGAACCGACCTGTAGAAAATATACTTCAATCTACGGCTGATGCACCGGTTTTAGATGCAGCCCGTAAGAAGTCCTTAATCGCCAGTGGCGTGGGCAATCTTTTAGAGTGGTATGACTGGACCATTTATGCCGTTGCTTCGGCTTATATTGCTGCAGCATTGTTTGATAAAAGTGATCCAACATCCGCATTACTCAGCACGCTGGCAGTTTTTGCAGTGGGATTTATTTCTAGACCCTTTGGGGGTTTTATCTTTGGACCTTTGGCCGACAAAATTGGTCGCCGTAACGTACTCATGATCACCATGCTATTAATGGCGGGTGCCAGTATTGTGATTGCGTGTATTCCCAGTTTTGAAAGCATTGGCTATTGGGCATCCTTGATTTTAGTAGTGGCAAGATTAGTGCAAGGCTTTGCACATGGCGGGGAAACCACCACATCTTATGCCTATGTATCCGAAATTGCGCCCCCGAAAAAGCGTGGTTTATGGTCAAGCACAGTATTTTTTGCGGTGGGTCTAGGGTCTCTGACAGCTACATTATTTTTAGCTTTATTAACTTCGGTTATTCCCAAAGAAGAGATGTATGCATGGGGCTGGCGTATTCCGTTTTTAATTGGTGGTGTACTGGCTTTCTTTGCGCTGTATTTGCGTCGCAATATGATGGAAAGTGAGCATGTCGACAAGTTGCAACAAGATGATAGCCCGAAATGGCCGCTGTCGAAGTTTCTCTTTACCGGGCTGAAATTGTTCTTCTATGAGGCTGGCTCAACTTTGACCTATTATATTTGGGTTACGGTCTGCGCAATTTATGCCATTAACCATCTAAAAATGGACCCACATGATGCCTTTGTGATGAGCTGTTTTGCTCAAGTGGTTTATCTTCTTTGCTTACCGATACAGGGCTGGCTCTCCGATATCATCGGTCGTAAAACCAGTACCTTGATTTCCTTTGGTGGTTCAATGCTGTTGTTATTTCCACTGTGGGGATTACTGTCGAGTGAGCCATGGACTTTATTTGTTGCCCAAGCCGTTGGTTTGGTTTTTGTTGGCTTCTTGACTGCCAGTAAACCTGCTGCGATGTCAGAACAGATTCCAACCCGTTATCGGACCAAACTGTTTGGTATCTTTATGTCCTTATCGATTGCAGTATTTGGTGGCACCGCCTCGTATTTAAATACTTGGTTATATGCCAATCATATGGAATCTTATTTTAATGTTTATGGTGTGGTGGTGTGTTTGATTGCCATCATCGTGGTCTTGACTTGGAAAGACAATAAAGGCATCGACTTAGACAAAGTTTAG
- a CDS encoding shikimate dehydrogenase family protein, with translation MQAIAEMPISGNTKIIPILADPIAHVQTPRIMNSLLRKANYDAICVPFHVAAANLSQCLASLRLIPSIAGAVITVPHKMAMCALSDIQGAQAQIIGAVNAIRFDENRQVHGEMFDGKGFVQGLIQADVRVDATRRVYMAGAGGVARGIAFALLANGVKYLQLYNRSTDKAIQLIAELKAFAPDAEIVLADATPYQVDLCINASSAGMLGALEQVLPFQLDRLDQQCCVAEVVMKPSQTLLLQQASARAMKTVSGQAMLMAQVGQLAAFILDAPELAQLAF, from the coding sequence ATGCAAGCGATAGCAGAAATGCCGATTAGCGGCAACACCAAGATTATCCCGATTTTGGCAGATCCCATTGCGCATGTACAAACACCGCGCATTATGAATAGCTTGCTGCGTAAAGCCAATTATGATGCTATTTGTGTGCCTTTTCATGTGGCAGCTGCAAACTTAAGTCAATGCTTAGCCAGTCTACGCTTGATTCCCAGTATTGCCGGTGCCGTCATTACCGTACCGCATAAAATGGCCATGTGTGCATTGAGTGATATACAAGGTGCACAAGCCCAGATCATTGGTGCGGTCAATGCGATTCGTTTTGATGAAAATCGTCAAGTACATGGTGAAATGTTTGACGGCAAAGGCTTTGTACAAGGGCTTATTCAGGCGGATGTTCGTGTTGATGCAACACGACGAGTCTATATGGCAGGTGCAGGTGGTGTGGCGCGCGGAATTGCATTTGCACTGTTGGCAAATGGCGTCAAATATTTACAGCTGTATAACCGTAGCACAGATAAAGCGATCCAATTGATCGCAGAACTGAAAGCTTTTGCACCAGATGCCGAGATTGTATTGGCAGATGCAACACCATATCAGGTTGATCTCTGCATCAATGCCAGTTCGGCGGGCATGTTAGGAGCACTGGAACAGGTGCTGCCTTTTCAGTTAGACCGATTAGATCAACAGTGTTGTGTGGCTGAAGTGGTGATGAAACCCAGCCAAACCTTGTTATTACAACAAGCTTCTGCCAGAGCCATGAAGACTGTTTCTGGGCAAGCCATGCTCATGGCACAAGTTGGTCAATTGGCTGCTTTTATTTTAGATGCGCCAGAACTGGCACAGCTCGCGTTTTAG
- a CDS encoding SDR family NAD(P)-dependent oxidoreductase: protein MFNFQGKTVVITGASGGIAVSCIEKLYQAGAQLLLTDIQLPALQQLAARLDPSAQRILTLAQDVADSAQADAVMQVAAERFGGIDILIPCAGLYRACALKEMSDQEWSKVTAVNLDGVFYSIRAAIPYLHQGGAIVNVTSMAGHKGSYHHGHYAASKGAVLNLTRTLAMELAPHIRVNNVSPGLIDTPMIQALMQEKGEQLLAQTPLHRLGRADEVADAILYLASDFASFITGETLHVNGGLYIAS, encoded by the coding sequence ATGTTTAATTTTCAAGGAAAAACAGTAGTTATTACCGGTGCGTCAGGTGGGATCGCGGTGAGCTGCATTGAGAAACTCTATCAAGCAGGCGCACAGTTGCTACTGACGGATATTCAGTTGCCCGCCTTACAACAATTGGCAGCACGTTTGGACCCCAGTGCACAGCGTATTTTAACCTTAGCACAAGACGTTGCCGATTCGGCACAAGCAGATGCAGTCATGCAGGTCGCAGCTGAGCGTTTTGGTGGAATTGATATTTTGATTCCATGTGCAGGGTTGTATCGGGCTTGTGCACTGAAAGAAATGTCTGATCAAGAGTGGTCTAAAGTTACGGCTGTAAACTTAGATGGTGTGTTTTATAGCATTCGTGCGGCAATTCCATATTTGCATCAAGGGGGTGCGATTGTCAATGTGACGTCTATGGCGGGGCATAAGGGCAGCTATCATCATGGTCATTATGCTGCATCTAAAGGTGCAGTGCTCAATTTAACCCGAACCTTGGCAATGGAATTGGCACCACATATTCGTGTCAATAACGTTTCGCCCGGCTTGATCGATACTCCAATGATTCAGGCTTTAATGCAGGAAAAAGGCGAGCAACTGCTGGCGCAAACACCGCTACATCGCTTGGGACGTGCCGATGAGGTTGCCGATGCCATCTTGTATTTAGCATCTGATTTTGCCAGCTTTATTACCGGTGAAACCTTACATGTCAATGGTGGGCTGTATATTGCCAGTTAG
- a CDS encoding GntR family transcriptional regulator, translating into MNGKSLVKRESAPIRQQVTALLKNDILEGFFLPGDRLVESNLCERYGVSRTVVREVLRLLESEHLVTVIPSQGPIVTKLSEEDIINLYLVRAKVESLMIELFIQNASAADKASLRTLYQALEQDFLQGTVAQRWEYKENFYSILLKGSKNSVLEELILKIQARVGLFKHFAFIYEDRVKQGYLDLQLIFDATLAEDTALACAHNDQHLLDAGQAAVYNYKRRLSALPAQNTEAE; encoded by the coding sequence ATGAACGGAAAGAGTTTAGTGAAACGCGAATCGGCACCAATTCGCCAACAAGTCACAGCATTATTAAAAAATGACATCTTAGAAGGTTTCTTCTTGCCGGGCGATCGTTTGGTCGAAAGCAATTTATGTGAACGTTACGGCGTATCTCGCACTGTAGTACGTGAAGTACTACGTTTATTGGAAAGCGAACATTTGGTCACGGTCATTCCCAGTCAGGGACCAATCGTCACCAAACTCAGTGAAGAAGATATTATCAACTTATATTTGGTACGCGCCAAAGTTGAAAGTTTGATGATTGAATTATTTATTCAAAATGCCAGTGCAGCAGACAAAGCCAGTTTACGTACCCTCTATCAGGCTTTGGAACAAGACTTCCTACAGGGTACAGTGGCACAGCGTTGGGAATATAAAGAAAATTTCTATAGCATCTTATTGAAAGGTTCTAAAAACAGTGTCTTAGAAGAACTTATCTTAAAAATCCAAGCACGTGTCGGTTTATTTAAACACTTTGCTTTTATTTATGAAGACCGCGTCAAACAAGGTTATTTAGATCTGCAATTAATTTTTGATGCCACTTTAGCAGAAGATACCGCACTGGCTTGTGCCCACAATGATCAACACTTACTCGATGCTGGACAAGCAGCTGTTTATAACTATAAACGTCGTTTGAGTGCCTTACCGGCACAAAATACTGAAGCTGAATAG
- the panD gene encoding aspartate 1-decarboxylase: MLSRLLKCKIHRAIVTHAELHYEGSCAIDGTLMDLAGIREYEEIHVWNVSNGKRFTTYAIRGENDSGMISVNGGAAHQADVGDIVIIATFGDFTEAEADAHQPRLVYANPDNTVNHTANCIPVQVL; encoded by the coding sequence ATGCTTTCTCGTTTATTAAAATGTAAAATCCATCGCGCAATCGTAACCCATGCCGAATTACATTATGAAGGCTCATGTGCGATAGATGGTACGTTAATGGATCTCGCGGGTATTCGTGAATACGAAGAAATCCACGTATGGAATGTAAGCAACGGCAAACGTTTTACCACTTATGCAATTCGGGGTGAAAATGATTCGGGGATGATTTCTGTGAATGGTGGCGCAGCGCATCAAGCAGATGTCGGTGATATTGTGATTATTGCCACTTTCGGTGATTTTACTGAAGCCGAAGCAGATGCACATCAACCCCGCTTGGTTTATGCCAACCCAGATAATACCGTCAATCACACCGCCAACTGTATTCCGGTACAAGTACTCTAA
- the pth gene encoding aminoacyl-tRNA hydrolase gives MSHRDTSIQLIVGLGNPGQEYAQTRHNAGFWYVERLAEQHGISLKNDPKFNGISGRGQIQGHDVRLLLPSTFMNRSGQSVVPFAKFYQIAPENMLIAHDELDMNPGIIRLKTAGGHGGHNGLRDIVPHIGPNFHRLRIGIGHPGAKERVTGHVLGKAPNSEQQLMDDAIHHALMRTDLLLDGEIQHAMNQINAYKP, from the coding sequence ATGAGTCATCGAGATACATCGATTCAACTCATTGTTGGTTTGGGCAATCCTGGACAGGAATATGCCCAAACTCGACATAATGCTGGATTTTGGTATGTGGAGCGCCTCGCCGAACAACACGGTATTTCTCTTAAAAATGACCCAAAATTCAATGGCATCAGTGGTCGTGGTCAAATACAAGGACACGATGTCCGTTTGCTCTTGCCTAGCACTTTTATGAACCGTTCTGGTCAAAGTGTTGTCCCCTTCGCAAAATTCTATCAAATTGCTCCTGAAAATATGCTCATCGCTCATGATGAACTCGATATGAACCCCGGAATTATTCGCCTCAAAACCGCTGGCGGACATGGTGGTCATAATGGTCTACGTGATATCGTGCCGCATATAGGACCTAACTTTCATCGCCTACGCATTGGTATTGGTCATCCAGGTGCCAAAGAACGCGTAACAGGTCATGTCTTAGGTAAAGCACCCAACAGTGAACAGCAGTTGATGGATGATGCCATTCATCACGCCTTAATGCGCACCGATTTACTCTTGGATGGCGAAATCCAACACGCCATGAATCAAATCAACGCATATAAGCCGTAG
- the rplY gene encoding 50S ribosomal protein L25 codes for MSNIVLNAQARAEDKQGKGASRRLRREALVPAIIYGADQEPVTVTLELRELVKALENDAFFTEASIINVAGKEEKVIIKALQRHPAKNTPMHADFLRVAG; via the coding sequence ATGTCAAATATCGTATTAAACGCGCAAGCGCGTGCTGAAGACAAACAAGGGAAAGGTGCGAGCCGCCGCCTACGTCGTGAAGCACTTGTTCCTGCAATCATTTATGGTGCAGATCAAGAACCTGTTACTGTTACGCTTGAACTTCGTGAGCTTGTAAAAGCACTTGAAAATGATGCGTTCTTCACTGAAGCAAGCATCATCAACGTTGCGGGTAAAGAAGAAAAAGTAATCATCAAAGCATTACAACGTCACCCAGCTAAAAACACACCAATGCACGCTGACTTTTTACGCGTAGCAGGCTAA